A genomic segment from uncultured Desulfuromonas sp. encodes:
- a CDS encoding MotA/TolQ/ExbB proton channel family protein — protein MKTLTPLIITALLLFSNSVFAATWQEISDSLTTMNQQGLSRAAMIEQLMQQDEADLKKALGQLRSQVKDEKQQLSLVQKDLAALSKTEQQLTQELAAEQEEIEGIQGTVLGAAKRVNDLFEHSPLGPEFSHYRQTVDTIMEKKAFPGMDEIRALTALCRAYTQAGGQVMLGNGEFFAADGNVVRGEIARIGALGAIYRDRDEAGYLQANSDGRQLVAVAGEIPGPARSAINRFFSGEDHHLPLDISGGAVFLQMTQSKSFSDWLKSGGFLVWPILAIGAIALLLGAERLAFFLRIRANSDTILHQVTRYVEMDQVKEGEMFCREKKNAPTCQILSSCLKQIGQTQDVLDNALEEALLKQMPRFEKFLPTMAMFAAIAPLLGLLGTVTGMISTFQVITVFGTGDPKMMSGGISEALITTQVGLAVAIPIMLLHHLFERRVDVLIGDLEEKGTAFKITLLKTGRIKPQPQESHHD, from the coding sequence ATGAAAACCCTGACACCTCTGATCATCACCGCCCTGCTGTTGTTTTCCAACAGTGTCTTCGCCGCCACTTGGCAGGAGATCAGCGATTCGCTGACCACCATGAACCAGCAGGGATTATCGCGCGCCGCCATGATTGAACAGCTGATGCAGCAGGATGAGGCCGATCTGAAAAAGGCGCTCGGCCAACTGCGCAGTCAGGTGAAAGATGAAAAACAGCAGCTCAGTCTGGTCCAGAAAGATCTCGCCGCACTGAGCAAAACCGAACAACAGCTCACTCAGGAGCTGGCTGCCGAACAGGAAGAGATTGAAGGCATCCAGGGCACGGTGCTCGGCGCAGCAAAGCGGGTCAACGACCTGTTCGAACATAGCCCGCTCGGCCCTGAATTTAGCCACTACCGCCAGACCGTCGATACCATCATGGAGAAGAAAGCCTTTCCCGGTATGGACGAGATTCGTGCGCTGACCGCTCTGTGCCGCGCCTATACGCAAGCAGGTGGCCAGGTCATGTTGGGCAATGGCGAGTTCTTTGCCGCCGACGGCAATGTCGTGCGCGGAGAGATCGCCCGCATCGGTGCTTTGGGAGCCATCTACCGTGATCGCGACGAGGCCGGTTATTTGCAGGCCAACAGTGACGGACGCCAACTGGTGGCCGTGGCCGGTGAAATTCCCGGTCCGGCACGCAGCGCCATCAATCGCTTTTTCAGCGGCGAAGACCATCACCTGCCGTTGGACATCTCCGGTGGTGCGGTCTTTCTGCAGATGACCCAAAGCAAAAGCTTTAGTGACTGGCTGAAATCAGGTGGCTTCCTGGTCTGGCCGATCCTCGCTATCGGCGCCATCGCTCTGCTGCTGGGCGCGGAGCGATTAGCCTTTTTCCTGCGCATCCGCGCCAACTCCGACACCATCCTCCATCAGGTCACGCGCTATGTCGAGATGGATCAGGTCAAGGAGGGGGAGATGTTCTGCCGTGAAAAGAAAAACGCCCCCACCTGTCAGATTCTCTCCAGTTGTCTGAAGCAGATTGGTCAAACCCAGGACGTCCTCGACAACGCGCTGGAAGAAGCGTTGCTCAAGCAGATGCCGCGTTTTGAAAAATTTCTGCCGACCATGGCCATGTTTGCTGCGATTGCGCCACTGCTCGGTCTGCTTGGTACTGTTACCGGCATGATCAGCACCTTTCAGGTCATCACCGTGTTTGGCACTGGCGATCCGAAAATGATGTCAGGCGGCATCTCCGAGGCATTGATCACCACTCAGGTCGGTCTGGCTGTGGCGATTCCCATCATGCTGTTGCATCACCTGTTTGAACGGCGGGTGGATGTGTTGATCGGCGACCTGGAGGAAAAAGGCACGGCGTTCAAAATCACCCTGCTGAAAACCGGCCGCATCAAACCGCAGCCCCAGGAAAGCCATCATGACTAA
- a CDS encoding tetratricopeptide repeat protein, which yields MCLTILCCLASQADAKLTFRQNKHLYQAQKALQVGDAQQCITMIHSYMAEYPDDIPAPFYTLLGTSYHRLNDYPKATQAFAKALERQPDDAQLSINLATCYYLDDHYDLAGQQFAHSYTLQQDKDPELLYQSAIAFIQGQHYQQAKQSLTRLINSGAAMKANWYELLLSCHIELKEWQQGQKLLTDLVRQHPEHEPYWRLKAQISLQQELYTEAASALEVTLRLHGDNRDDLVQLAGLYRYLQAPLRAADLLKRAYGDTPAAEQSLEIARLYFQGYAFDQSLAEVDKALTRAPKNKELLSLKAQVLYDRGSYQQLLSLTATLSTPRQHLLQGYAAWHLGQWQAARNHFKLVLGDRQFRSQARNALDVLDLLAQAERESNAKI from the coding sequence TTGTGCCTGACGATCCTGTGTTGTCTGGCCTCTCAGGCCGATGCCAAACTGACCTTCCGCCAAAACAAGCATTTGTATCAGGCGCAGAAAGCCCTGCAGGTCGGCGATGCACAGCAATGCATCACCATGATCCACAGCTACATGGCCGAGTATCCCGATGATATCCCGGCTCCGTTTTACACCTTGCTCGGCACCAGTTACCACCGACTCAACGATTATCCCAAAGCGACGCAGGCGTTTGCCAAAGCTCTGGAACGGCAACCGGACGATGCCCAGCTGTCGATCAACCTGGCCACCTGCTATTACCTTGATGACCATTATGATCTGGCAGGACAACAGTTTGCCCACAGTTACACGTTGCAACAGGATAAAGACCCCGAGTTACTTTACCAATCCGCCATTGCGTTTATCCAGGGACAACACTACCAGCAGGCCAAGCAAAGCCTGACCCGACTGATCAACAGCGGCGCTGCGATGAAAGCCAACTGGTATGAATTGCTGCTCTCCTGTCATATCGAACTCAAAGAATGGCAGCAAGGCCAGAAACTCCTGACCGACCTTGTCCGGCAACACCCCGAACACGAACCCTACTGGCGCCTTAAAGCCCAGATTTCATTACAGCAAGAGCTCTACACCGAAGCGGCTTCAGCTCTGGAGGTCACTCTGCGGCTGCACGGTGACAACCGTGACGACCTCGTCCAACTGGCCGGTCTCTACCGCTACCTGCAGGCGCCGCTACGTGCCGCGGACCTTTTAAAACGGGCCTATGGCGACACTCCGGCCGCCGAACAGAGTCTGGAGATCGCCCGCCTGTACTTTCAAGGCTATGCGTTTGACCAATCCCTCGCCGAAGTGGACAAAGCTCTGACCCGAGCACCTAAAAACAAAGAACTGCTCAGTTTAAAAGCGCAAGTACTTTATGACCGCGGCAGCTACCAGCAACTTTTGTCCCTGACAGCCACGTTATCAACACCCCGCCAGCACCTGTTGCAAGGCTATGCCGCCTGGCACCTCGGCCAATGGCAAGCGGCACGCAACCATTTCAAGCTGGTCCTCGGTGACCGCCAATTCAGGTCGCAGGCCCGCAATGCGTTGGATGTTCTGGATCTGCTCGCTCAAGCCGAGCGAGAGAGCAACGCCAAAATTTAA
- a CDS encoding biopolymer transporter ExbD, which produces MARVTLNRRQRRKPAELNMSPLIDMIFILLIFFVVTTSFVREAGVDVQRPIAQTAETKDSTNIVLAITADNLVVAEGKPMDVRSVQSYMERFLMQNPNGSVVLAADRNSRSGLVIQVLDACRLAGVKNLSVAAKKGA; this is translated from the coding sequence ATGGCTCGTGTCACACTCAATCGCCGTCAACGGCGTAAACCCGCAGAACTCAACATGTCACCGCTGATCGACATGATTTTTATTTTGCTGATCTTCTTTGTCGTCACTACGTCGTTCGTCCGTGAAGCCGGGGTCGATGTGCAGCGGCCCATTGCCCAGACCGCCGAAACCAAGGACAGCACCAACATTGTTCTCGCCATCACCGCCGACAATCTGGTTGTCGCTGAAGGCAAACCCATGGACGTGCGCTCGGTACAGTCGTACATGGAGCGTTTTCTGATGCAGAACCCTAACGGCTCGGTGGTCTTGGCGGCAGATCGCAACAGCCGCTCCGGTCTGGTGATTCAGGTGCTGGATGCCTGCCGTCTGGCCGGGGTGAAAAACCTCAGCGTTGCCGCCAAAAAAGGGGCCTGA
- a CDS encoding TonB family protein gives MAQQRSLLATALAAAVATNLVLFLLIPLLSQIDANGDKESTTSAFTFNNLRQAPPPPPPEEKHKQPPPPKELPKAPPALPTRSQQPPPQAPPMQMPQPQFEAAVSDIKLGGMAFNPVSAPQTEFDISQVDTMPQVISRREPIYPYKAREQKIGGVVMVKFLVATDGSVHQASVVQANPPGVFDESALQAVSSWRFKPGMLDQAAVATWITVPIRFAIN, from the coding sequence ATGGCACAACAGCGCTCCCTTCTTGCCACCGCTCTGGCGGCGGCCGTGGCCACCAATCTGGTGCTGTTTCTGCTGATCCCGTTATTGTCGCAAATCGACGCCAATGGTGACAAGGAGTCAACGACCAGCGCCTTCACCTTCAACAATCTGCGTCAGGCACCACCGCCACCTCCGCCGGAGGAAAAACACAAACAGCCGCCACCGCCCAAGGAATTACCCAAAGCACCACCGGCGTTGCCGACGCGCAGTCAGCAGCCACCACCTCAGGCGCCGCCAATGCAGATGCCGCAACCACAGTTTGAAGCAGCGGTCAGCGACATAAAGCTGGGCGGCATGGCCTTTAATCCGGTCAGTGCGCCACAGACCGAGTTTGACATCAGCCAGGTCGACACCATGCCGCAGGTAATCAGCCGCCGCGAACCGATCTATCCGTATAAGGCGCGCGAACAAAAAATCGGCGGCGTGGTGATGGTCAAATTTCTCGTTGCTACGGATGGCTCTGTGCATCAAGCCTCTGTGGTGCAAGCCAATCCGCCGGGCGTGTTTGATGAATCCGCGCTGCAGGCGGTAAGCAGCTGGCGCTTCAAACCGGGCATGCTCGATCAGGCGGCCGTGGCCACCTGGATCACCGTGCCGATCCGCTTTGCGATTAATTAA
- a CDS encoding MotA/TolQ/ExbB proton channel family protein: MTNLLGESLDMIRHGGLIMWPLLISSLVMWLMIFYKWLLFFQARREEASLKQYREALKARRYVGAFWQQNILRQFMWLQDHQCLDRDHLLQLQQRQSNDVDRFIGTILVLASAAPLMGLLGTVSGMITTFDVISVFGTGNARAMAAGISEALITTQAGLVVAVPGLILGALLHRRAEQIKERMQRFSLHLLQQGGL, from the coding sequence ATGACTAATCTGCTCGGCGAAAGCCTCGATATGATCCGTCACGGCGGATTGATCATGTGGCCATTGCTGATCAGTTCACTGGTGATGTGGCTGATGATTTTCTACAAATGGCTGTTATTCTTCCAGGCCCGCCGTGAGGAGGCCAGCCTGAAACAATACCGCGAAGCACTGAAGGCGCGCCGCTACGTCGGCGCATTCTGGCAACAGAATATTCTTCGCCAGTTCATGTGGCTGCAGGATCATCAGTGCCTGGACCGCGATCACCTGCTGCAGTTGCAGCAGCGCCAGAGCAATGACGTGGATCGCTTCATCGGCACCATTCTGGTGCTGGCCAGCGCCGCGCCGTTGATGGGTCTACTCGGCACGGTCAGCGGCATGATCACCACCTTTGACGTCATTTCCGTGTTTGGCACCGGCAATGCCCGTGCCATGGCCGCCGGCATTTCAGAAGCGCTGATCACCACCCAGGCCGGGCTGGTCGTGGCCGTGCCGGGGCTGATCCTCGGTGCGCTGCTCCATCGCCGGGCCGAACAGATCAAAGAACGGATGCAGCGTTTCAGTCTGCATCTGCTGCAACAGGGAGGGCTGTAA
- the gdhA gene encoding NADP-specific glutamate dehydrogenase, translated as MSPTFDEKIEPIYQEVLSRNPGETEFHQAVREVLESFGPVMVKYPEFLDQRIIERICEPERQIIFRVPWQDDQGRIQINRGFRVEFNSSLGPYKGGLRFHPSVYLGIIKFLGFEQIFKNALTGLPIGGGKGGSDFDPKGKSDGEIMRFCQSFMTELARHIGEHTDVPAGDIGVGGREIGYLFGQYKRITNRWEAGVLTGKGLDWGGSLVRTEATGYGATFFVEEMLKVRGDSLEGKTCVVSGSGNVAIYTIEKIHQLGGKVVACSDSGGYIYDEAGLDLELIQQLKEIERRRIKDYLNYRKDAKYVAKGNIWEVPCQVAMPSATQNEINGKDAAMLVKNGCIAVGEGANMPTTPEGVRVFQDAGIAYGPGKAANAGGVATSALEMQQNACRDSWTFEYTEERLQQIMRNIHQLCYETAEEYGTPGNYVNGANIAGFIKVAKSMTALGLI; from the coding sequence ATGTCACCTACCTTTGACGAAAAGATCGAGCCCATCTATCAGGAAGTGCTGTCCCGCAATCCCGGTGAGACGGAATTTCACCAGGCCGTCCGAGAAGTTCTCGAATCCTTTGGCCCGGTGATGGTCAAGTATCCGGAATTTCTCGACCAGCGCATTATCGAGCGTATCTGCGAACCGGAACGCCAGATCATCTTCCGGGTGCCCTGGCAGGACGATCAGGGCCGTATCCAGATCAATCGCGGTTTCCGCGTCGAGTTCAACAGCTCTCTCGGTCCTTATAAAGGCGGCTTGCGTTTCCATCCTTCGGTGTACCTCGGCATCATCAAATTCCTCGGTTTTGAACAGATTTTCAAAAATGCCCTGACCGGCCTGCCCATCGGCGGCGGCAAGGGCGGTTCCGACTTTGATCCCAAAGGCAAGTCCGACGGCGAGATTATGCGTTTTTGTCAGAGTTTCATGACCGAACTGGCGCGGCATATCGGTGAGCATACCGACGTTCCGGCCGGAGATATCGGCGTCGGCGGCCGTGAAATCGGTTATCTGTTCGGCCAGTACAAACGGATCACCAACCGTTGGGAAGCGGGCGTGCTGACCGGCAAAGGCCTGGACTGGGGCGGCTCCCTGGTACGGACCGAGGCCACCGGTTACGGGGCGACATTCTTCGTTGAGGAGATGCTCAAAGTGCGCGGCGATTCTCTGGAAGGCAAAACCTGCGTCGTTTCCGGTAGCGGTAACGTGGCCATCTACACCATCGAAAAAATCCACCAACTCGGCGGCAAAGTCGTGGCCTGTTCTGACTCTGGCGGGTACATCTATGACGAAGCCGGGCTTGATCTGGAACTCATCCAGCAGCTTAAAGAAATCGAGCGGCGGCGGATCAAGGACTATCTCAACTACCGTAAAGACGCCAAATACGTGGCCAAAGGCAATATCTGGGAAGTGCCCTGTCAGGTGGCCATGCCGTCAGCGACCCAGAACGAGATCAACGGCAAGGATGCCGCCATGCTGGTGAAAAACGGCTGTATCGCTGTCGGCGAAGGCGCCAACATGCCGACCACGCCGGAAGGTGTGCGGGTGTTCCAGGACGCGGGCATCGCTTATGGTCCGGGCAAGGCGGCCAATGCCGGTGGCGTTGCCACCAGTGCTCTGGAGATGCAGCAGAATGCCTGCCGCGATTCGTGGACCTTTGAATACACCGAAGAGCGCTTGCAGCAGATTATGCGCAATATCCATCAGCTGTGCTACGAGACGGCTGAGGAATACGGCACGCCGGGCAACTATGTCAATGGCGCTAACATTGCCGGTTTTATCAAAGTCGCTAAATCGATGACGGCATTAGGCTTGATTTGA
- a CDS encoding DUF3450 domain-containing protein, which translates to MNTAWKTLCLTLAISSLSLQTLAADPALIEQQSTTALKREIATQDKVEQWSEERQALVNDLLDQKTQLEWNRFQTKKYRQYVDHKKVTIADLKRQKEQMSLLRKELEPFLDSSVETLHEDVAGDLPFLDLERSERLTFLDQSLTDPDLPLSEKLRRVLEALQVEADYGNSVEVTEQTLPLAGGDTMVEVLRLGRIGLFYISPNGDKVGQWDEKKRVWKPLPEDYRDTVRVTIDIIEQKRAAELIDLPLPEAVRATEGV; encoded by the coding sequence ATGAACACAGCATGGAAAACCCTGTGTCTGACCCTGGCGATCAGCAGTCTGTCCTTACAGACTCTGGCCGCGGATCCGGCACTGATTGAACAACAGAGCACAACGGCTCTCAAACGGGAAATCGCCACGCAGGACAAGGTGGAGCAGTGGTCTGAGGAACGCCAGGCGCTCGTCAATGACCTGCTGGACCAAAAAACCCAACTGGAATGGAACCGTTTTCAAACCAAAAAATATCGCCAGTATGTTGATCATAAAAAAGTCACCATCGCTGACTTGAAACGGCAGAAAGAACAGATGTCTCTACTGCGCAAAGAGCTGGAGCCGTTTCTCGACAGTAGCGTGGAAACCCTGCATGAGGATGTGGCCGGAGATCTGCCGTTTCTCGATCTGGAACGCAGCGAGCGTCTGACGTTTCTCGATCAGTCTCTCACCGATCCGGATCTGCCGCTGAGTGAAAAGCTGCGTCGCGTGCTTGAAGCGCTACAGGTGGAGGCCGATTACGGCAACAGCGTCGAAGTCACGGAGCAAACCCTGCCCCTGGCCGGTGGTGACACCATGGTTGAGGTGCTGCGCCTTGGGCGCATCGGCCTGTTTTACATCAGCCCCAACGGCGACAAGGTCGGCCAGTGGGATGAGAAAAAACGGGTCTGGAAACCCTTGCCCGAAGACTATCGCGACACCGTGCGCGTGACCATCGACATCATTGAACAAAAACGCGCCGCGGAGCTGATCGATCTGCCGCTGCCGGAAGCGGTACGAGCCACGGAGGGCGTGTAA
- a CDS encoding TonB-dependent receptor, whose translation MMSRQTRVITFLVMTLLLLTTTAETVLAANGRVAGQVKDSVNSINLMGVLVSADNGHTKTVTDRAGNYTISLGSGEHTLTFSYLGYSDVIRQVTVAEDSISPLDIDFGSEGMQMDEMVVSGQAVGQARALNQQKNAPNLMNIVASDAIGRFPDQNAAEALDRIPGVSIERDMGEGRFVIVRGIDPHLNSASIDGISLASAEAGTRAVLLDVMPTNVMGSLIVTKALTADMPADSIGGHIEIVSPSAYDRNERTIRGSIGGNYSDITEDLTESGELTVGDVFGANDQFGALFSVSYDKREFGSDDVEADPWERNDDDEWVTEEIQYREYNLSRERLGLTTNLEYKPNDNNSYFLRGLYSSFTDHEYRHRSIIKDMMMLPDTSSTGLIVGEDYEDDADELYPTTELQLKDREETQMNWAVSVGGENKLDTWTVDYKAAYSYAEQDTPFDNQFLYETSDLNYSYSDADGDTPNVKTVSGDVNDLSIYELDAVEENKQLVEEEAWIFAANVKKDLNTSFQSYLKTGVHIALRNKTNDLETLVYEDAPAIMETLEGLTESGRKANSDFPLIDEDLDDLFDSVKDQFSVEKDIEASIAEDYETDENVYAGYIMGEADFGTFTLLPGVRVEYTDLECRGYAFDEDSETYSSQKKSNDYTNILPSLHSKVRFSDDLILYLAWTNTISRPQWDQTYYGKFTDDDGNIEIGNPDLDPYEAMNWDATLTYYMPDSLGMASIGVFYKDIDNFIYSQTSDKGDYELTTYRNGDEGEVYGIELAYQQKLSFLPGFLDGFSIEGNLTLSDSEADVLPAEAGEKGRTVDMMRHSDTVGSFALSYEKYGFFIRLSGTYRSDYLDDLGEEKFEDRYMDDHFQVDLSTAYTFMDKYTLYANFINLTDEPLNAYWDDSNRVSQYEEYGWSARFGLKFNF comes from the coding sequence ATGATGTCACGACAAACCCGCGTCATCACATTTCTGGTGATGACTCTGTTATTACTGACCACAACGGCCGAGACCGTCCTGGCGGCCAATGGACGCGTGGCCGGCCAGGTAAAAGATTCTGTGAACAGTATCAATCTGATGGGCGTGCTCGTCAGTGCCGATAACGGTCACACCAAAACCGTTACCGACCGTGCCGGTAACTACACGATCAGTCTCGGCAGCGGCGAGCACACTCTCACCTTCAGCTATCTGGGCTACAGCGATGTCATCCGCCAGGTCACGGTTGCCGAAGACAGCATCAGCCCTCTCGACATCGATTTCGGCAGTGAAGGGATGCAGATGGACGAGATGGTGGTCAGTGGTCAGGCTGTTGGCCAGGCCCGCGCCCTTAACCAGCAGAAGAACGCTCCCAACCTGATGAATATTGTCGCTTCGGATGCCATCGGTCGTTTCCCCGACCAGAATGCCGCTGAAGCTCTGGACCGTATCCCCGGCGTTTCCATCGAGCGCGACATGGGCGAAGGTCGTTTCGTCATCGTGCGCGGTATCGACCCGCACCTCAACAGCGCCTCCATCGACGGCATCTCTCTGGCGTCTGCTGAAGCCGGCACTCGCGCTGTTCTGCTCGACGTTATGCCGACCAACGTGATGGGTTCTTTGATCGTCACCAAAGCGCTGACCGCCGACATGCCCGCCGACAGCATCGGTGGTCACATCGAGATTGTTTCCCCCAGTGCTTACGACCGCAACGAGCGCACCATCCGCGGCTCCATTGGCGGCAACTACAGCGATATTACCGAAGATCTGACCGAGAGTGGCGAACTCACAGTTGGTGATGTGTTCGGTGCCAACGATCAGTTTGGTGCACTGTTTTCCGTCAGCTATGACAAGCGTGAATTTGGTTCTGACGACGTTGAGGCTGACCCCTGGGAGCGCAATGATGATGACGAGTGGGTCACTGAGGAGATTCAATACCGCGAGTACAATCTGTCTCGCGAGCGTCTCGGCCTGACCACCAACCTTGAATACAAGCCCAACGACAACAACAGTTACTTCCTGCGCGGTCTCTACAGCTCCTTTACCGACCACGAATACCGCCACCGCTCCATCATCAAAGACATGATGATGCTGCCGGACACTTCCAGCACCGGCCTGATCGTCGGCGAAGATTACGAAGATGACGCGGACGAGCTTTATCCGACCACGGAACTGCAGTTGAAAGACCGCGAAGAGACGCAGATGAACTGGGCCGTTTCCGTTGGCGGAGAAAACAAGCTCGATACCTGGACCGTCGACTATAAAGCGGCTTATTCCTATGCGGAACAAGACACGCCGTTCGACAACCAGTTCCTTTACGAAACCAGTGATCTCAACTACAGCTACAGTGATGCCGATGGCGACACACCGAACGTTAAGACCGTCTCCGGCGACGTCAATGACCTGAGCATCTACGAGCTGGATGCGGTTGAAGAGAACAAGCAACTGGTTGAAGAGGAAGCGTGGATTTTTGCTGCAAACGTCAAAAAAGACCTCAACACCAGCTTCCAATCTTATCTGAAAACCGGTGTTCACATTGCCCTGCGCAACAAAACCAACGATCTGGAAACCCTCGTTTATGAAGATGCTCCGGCTATCATGGAAACCCTTGAGGGGCTGACCGAGAGCGGCCGCAAAGCAAACAGCGATTTTCCGTTGATCGACGAAGATCTTGACGACCTGTTTGACAGCGTCAAAGATCAGTTCAGCGTTGAAAAAGATATTGAAGCTTCGATTGCTGAAGATTACGAAACCGACGAAAATGTCTATGCCGGTTACATCATGGGCGAAGCCGATTTCGGCACCTTTACTTTGTTGCCCGGTGTGCGTGTTGAATACACTGATCTGGAGTGCCGCGGTTACGCGTTTGATGAAGACAGTGAAACCTACAGCTCCCAGAAGAAGAGCAACGATTACACCAACATCCTGCCCAGTCTGCACAGTAAGGTACGCTTCAGCGACGACCTGATTCTCTATCTGGCCTGGACCAACACCATCTCCCGCCCGCAGTGGGATCAAACTTACTATGGCAAGTTCACCGATGACGACGGCAACATCGAAATCGGCAACCCCGATCTTGATCCGTACGAAGCCATGAACTGGGATGCCACTCTGACCTACTACATGCCTGATTCACTGGGCATGGCATCCATCGGCGTGTTCTACAAGGACATCGATAACTTCATTTACTCCCAGACCTCTGACAAAGGGGACTACGAACTGACCACCTACCGCAATGGTGACGAAGGCGAAGTCTACGGCATCGAGCTGGCCTACCAGCAGAAACTCAGCTTTCTGCCCGGCTTCCTTGATGGTTTCTCCATTGAGGGGAACCTGACCCTGTCTGACAGTGAAGCCGATGTCCTGCCTGCAGAAGCTGGCGAAAAAGGCCGCACCGTCGACATGATGCGTCATTCCGACACTGTCGGCAGTTTTGCCCTGTCCTATGAGAAATACGGGTTCTTCATCCGTCTTAGCGGCACCTACCGCAGTGATTACCTGGACGATCTGGGTGAAGAGAAATTTGAAGATCGTTACATGGACGACCACTTCCAGGTCGATCTGTCCACAGCCTACACCTTCATGGACAAGTACACCCTGTATGCCAACTTCATCAACCTGACTGATGAGCCGCTTAATGCCTACTGGGACGACTCGAACCGCGTCAGCCAATATGAAGAATACGGCTGGTCCGCACGGTTTGGTCTCAAGTTCAATTTCTAA
- a CDS encoding phytase — MFSFTTFARILTATVVASALLVPSLGLAEEAPYQRNCDTSIIHPKRVTDMTPNDTDDPAIWINPHDTAKSLIVGTDKKKDGGLYVFDLKGHMLKDKTVPLKRPNNVDIEYGLMLGGKSVDIAVATERLTSKLRVFSLPDMTAIDGGGLDMFVGEQGEDQRALMGISLYKRPADGAIFAVVGRKNGPSGSYLWQYLLHDDGNGQLSATLVRRFGTFSGLNEIEAIAVDDELGYIYYSDEGVGVRKYYADPSQGNKELALFATRDFAGDHEGISIYTQADGQGYILVSDQHANEFHIFPRQGTADDPHHHPLLKVVELATCESDGSEVTSTPLGKDFPRGMFVAMSDNCTFQIYKWEQIAGDDL, encoded by the coding sequence ATGTTTTCTTTTACCACCTTTGCCCGCATCTTGACCGCAACCGTAGTGGCTTCTGCCCTGCTGGTGCCGTCACTCGGTCTCGCCGAAGAGGCCCCCTATCAGCGCAACTGCGACACGTCGATTATCCATCCCAAGCGGGTGACCGACATGACGCCCAATGATACCGACGATCCGGCGATCTGGATTAACCCGCACGATACCGCTAAAAGCCTCATCGTTGGCACGGACAAAAAAAAGGATGGTGGACTGTACGTCTTCGACCTCAAAGGACACATGCTCAAGGACAAGACCGTTCCCCTCAAGCGACCGAACAACGTCGATATTGAATACGGCCTGATGCTCGGTGGCAAGTCCGTGGATATTGCTGTCGCCACCGAACGCCTGACCAGCAAACTGCGTGTGTTCAGTCTGCCGGATATGACCGCCATTGACGGCGGTGGCCTTGATATGTTTGTCGGTGAACAGGGTGAAGACCAGCGTGCGCTGATGGGCATCTCACTCTACAAGCGCCCTGCGGATGGGGCGATCTTCGCCGTGGTCGGCCGCAAAAACGGCCCTTCCGGCAGTTATCTGTGGCAATATCTGCTTCATGATGACGGCAACGGCCAACTCAGCGCCACCTTGGTACGCCGGTTCGGCACATTCAGTGGCCTCAATGAAATCGAAGCCATTGCCGTGGATGACGAGCTGGGTTACATCTACTATTCCGACGAAGGGGTCGGCGTACGCAAGTACTACGCTGATCCATCACAGGGGAACAAAGAACTGGCTCTGTTCGCGACCAGGGATTTTGCCGGTGATCACGAAGGGATCTCCATCTACACTCAAGCTGACGGACAGGGCTATATCTTGGTGTCGGATCAGCACGCCAACGAGTTTCACATCTTCCCCCGTCAGGGCACGGCTGACGATCCGCATCACCACCCTCTGCTTAAAGTGGTGGAGCTGGCCACCTGCGAAAGTGATGGCTCGGAAGTCACCTCAACCCCGCTGGGCAAAGACTTCCCCCGAGGGATGTTTGTCGCCATGTCCGACAACTGCACCTTCCAGATCTACAAGTGGGAGCAGATTGCCGGAGATGATCTCTAA